TCCGCCACCATTGCTCAAAACAAGCGCGCGCGTTTCGAATACTTCATTGAAGAAGAGTTCGAGGCGGGCCTGTCGCTGCAAGGGTGGGAAGTTAAATCGCTGCGTGCAGGCAAAGCCAACCTCAGCGACAGCTACGTGACGTTCCGTGACGGTGAAGCCTATCTGTTTGGCGCCACCATCACCCCGCTCAACGTGGCTTCGTCGCATGTGGTGTGCGATCCGACGCGTACCCGTAAACTGCTGCTGAACCGACGCGAGCTGGATACCCTGCTCGGCCGCGTCAACCGCGAAGGTTACACCGTGGTGGCCTTGTCCCTGTATTGGAAAAATGCCTGGAGCAAGATCAAGATCGGCGTAGCCAAAGGCAAGAAAGAGCACGACAAACGCGATGACATCAAAGATCGCGAATGGCAGACGGCGAAAGCCCGTATCATGAAGCACGCCAATCGTTAAGCCGCTGGCTTATCGAGGTAAACTTCTGGTATACTGCAAAAAGTTACTTGGGGCTGATTCTGGATTCGACGGGATTTGCGAAGCCCTAGGAGCATGCCGAGGGGCGGTTGGCCTCGTAAAAAGCCGCAAAAAAATAGTCGCAAACGACGAAAACTACGCTTTAGCAGCTTAATACCCTGCTTAGAGCCCTCTCTCCCTAGCCTCCGCTCTTAGGACGGGGATCAAGAGAGGTCAAACCCAAAAGAGATCGCGTGGACGTCCTGCCTGGGGCTGAAGCGTTAAACTCAATCAGGCTAGTCTGTCAGTAGCGTGTCCATCCGCAGCTGGCCGGCGAATGTAAAGATTGGACTAAGCATGTAGTGCCGACGGTGTAGTAATTTCGGACGGGGGTTCAAATCCCCCCAGCTCCACCAAATACGTCGCCAGTGAACCAGATAGACCCGGCGATAATAGCGAAAAAGCCCACAACTTCGGTTGTGGGCTTTTTTGTTTTTGTCGCAATCCGGGGCCAACCCCACGGCCCAGGTTTCCCTGGGCCGACAAAGATTAGTGATCCAGATAGAGGTAATGCAGCCAGCTGGTCATGCGCAGCAGCACTTTGCGCATCACGGAGACGTGCTCGAAGTGCCCGGTATAGACCGCTGCCTGGGCGCTCAGGCCCTGCAGTGCGCCGCTGGCCTGGTAGCTGCCGTCCGGTATCGCCGGCAACACCCGGCTTACGGTGCCGCCATAAACCTGCCCCGGCAAGCCGTTGAACACCACCTCGGCCTGGTCCCCCTGCGCCAAGCGCAGGATGGCGTTCTGGCGGAACACCGCCACCACCTGGCGCTTTTGCTGCGGGATAAAGATCATCACCGGTTTGAAGGGCAGACGAACCGCCGCCGTGCCCGGCCGCGCCAGCACCTGCGTGACATAACCATCGCTCGGCGCACGCACCACCGTTTGTTCCAGGTTGTAACGCGCTTCGGCAATCTGCGATTTCAGGCTGGCTATCGTGGCGTCTTCGCCGTCATAGCGCCCGGACAACCGCGCCTGTTCCTGCTGGAACTGGGCTTTCGCCGCCTGCAGCGCGGCGGATTGCGCCTGGTACTGCTGCTGCGCATGGCTGACGTCCTGCTCCGAGAACGGGTTGACTGGCATCGCCGCCCCTTTCGCATAGCGCTGGTAGTCCTTACGGGCGCGCTCGTATTCTGCGTTCGCCCGCTGCACGTTGGCGGCGGACTCGCTGAGCGCCGCCCGGCGCGTTCTGATCTCCGCCTCCGCCCCAGCCAGGTCCGCCTCCAACCTGGTGAGCCGCGCACGGTAGCGGCTGTCGTCGAGACGGAACAGCACCTCGCCTTTACGCAGCAACACGTTGGTTTTCTCCGTCACCTCAACGATCATGCCCGAGACCTGCGGCACCATCGGCACCGACACGGCAATTTTCTGCGCTCGATCGCTGTACGGATGGTTGTAGTTCATCGTCAGAATCAACGCGCCGACGATAACGATCCCGCCGAGCACGGCGGTCGGCACGGTCCATTTGTTGACCGGGATGCGGAACAGTTTAAATACGCCGTAGCTCAGCGCCACGTAGCTGAGAATAATGAGTAAATCCATAGGCTACGCTCAACTTACCGTAGAGCCAGGAACCGCCGTCGGCTTTTCCTGCGGGCGTTGCAATTCGGCTTCGAGCAGCACGATGCGCGCCTGCAGCTCCGTTGAAGGTTCTGCCTTCTCACTCATGCCCCAGCCGCGCTCCGGCCGATAGAGCGTCGCCCAGATCCACAGCAGTGGCCAAATAGCGTGCAGCGTAAACAGGCTGACCCAGCCGGCGACGTGAATCGCATCTTGATGCGGATGCTGGCGCTTTTTGGCCAGCAAATAGGGAATGTCATGAATAATAATGACGCCGTAGAATAAAATCAGGAATACCGCAATCAGTACGCCTAAAGCAAAATAATTAAGAAACATGTAAAGCCCTGGTTGGTCATAGCGGAAATAAACGAGGTTTATAGCGTGTTATATTGTCTGATGTCGTTGGCAATGGTATCGATGGCATTCTTCACGTCGGTGACTTTAAGCTGCGTTTTCTCGTTATTGAGATTTTCCCCCGAAGCCTTGCGCACCACTTTAATGACCGGCTGATTAGTCGCCGCATCGATAAACTCGCCTTCCATATAGACCGCGCTCTCCATGGTGCGATGGCCGGTTACGCTTTGCGTCGCGGCGATCAGCAGTGTGATCGGCAAGACTTCATAGATCTGTAGCCCTTTCTTCTGCGTGTCGATCGCCGTGATGGCGCCGCGGAAAATCAGGGTATGCTCGCGCGGCATGTCCACCAGCGTAAAGTGGGTACCCATCGCCTGCTTAAACTGCTGGTTGGTGTAATTCAGGATATTGTCGAGTGCGCGCTGGCTCACCATCTCGCTCGGTTTCGGCCGCGGGAAATAGATCATCGGTTGATAAACCAGATATTGATAACGGGAAAAATCGACGTTCTTATCCTTCCAATATAAAACGTCTTTGCCGGAGGCGGATTGACCTTTATTAATATCGTTATAATTGGTCAAAAAGGTCGAGTACTTTTCTTTTTCGGTCACGGCGGAAGAGCACGCGGCCAGTAATAACAGCGCAGGCAAAATAACCGCTCTTGTCACTTTCATTGACGGGTTTCTCTTTATTTTAGTGGATAGCAAATAATCAAATCGAATGATACCCAGCCGTCCGCGATAAGTCATATGACAATGCCGCCAAAGGTGTATATCATTTTTGATATACAAACTCACAAGAGCCGGCCAGTGAAAGAGAAAGACTTCCGCATTGAAGAACTCAGGATTGTCCGCATCATTGCCGAAACGGCGAGCGTCAGCAAAGCGGCGCAGCTGTTGGATATGCCGCAGTCTAACGTGTCGCGCGCCCTCACCGCGCTGGAGCGGCGGCTCGGACTGGAGCTGTTCCTGCGCGGCCCGCGTACCCTGGCACTGACCGAATTCGGCGAGCAATTCTTGCGGCGCGCCTCGCAGTTGCTGGACGAACACAGCGATCTGCTCGATATGGCCGGCACCTATAAGCGCAGCCTGAACGGCATGGTCACGCTCGGCGCGCCGATCGGCATCCACGCATTCCTGGCTAGCTATTTGCTACCGCCGCTGCTGCACGCTGCGCCGGCGCTGACTGTCGATCTGGTGACCCGCAACCCCGACGAACGCGAGAAAAAGTACGGCGCAGTGTTCGACAGCGACTGCGATTTGCTGATCAGCTTTTTCCAGCCGCAAAACGAAAGCCTGATCGCCAGGCCCTTTACCCGTTTTCGCGTCGGGCTGTTCGCCGCGCCGGATTACATCGCCCGCTCGCCGCTGAATGAGCTGGATGAACTGCCGCAGCATCGCTGCATCACCTTGCGCATGCTGGGCGGCATCCGCAATACCTGGAGCGGCTACAATGCGCAGGGGGAATTGGTACAGGTCGAGATCGGCGGCGCCAGCGTCTGCGATAACATTCTGCCGGCGATCGAGCTGGCCAAACAGGGCCTGGGCATCGTCTACGCCCCGTATTATTCCGTCGCCGCCGAGCTCGATGCCGGCACGCTGCTGCCCTGCCTGGCGCGCGAGCGCGGCATCGATATGCAGGCCTACCTGATTTACCGCCGGCGCGGCGTGTTGCCGCACCGCGTGCAGGTGACGATGGACAGCATCATGGAAAGCGTCAAACTGCACGCGCACCGGCTGATATAGCCCAAAAAAACCCCGCCGCAGCGGGGTTTAACGCTTTATTACTCTCTCCAAATTCAAAAATTTATCAATGCCATCATCGCATATTTTTCCTTTATATATCGAGAGATTAATCTTCATTCCAATCCCTCTCTACTATTTAGCGGGCAAGAATATTTAATGAGTTCAATAATTGAATATCGAGTGTTTCAGTTGCAGGAATTGGTAGCCCGTACGCAATCCGGTAATTTTTCACAGACTGCCTTGTGGAAGGCCCCATAATGCCGTCAATATTCCCGTTGTAATAACCTTTGTCCAGCAAAGCGAATTGAACCCGCATGATTAAGCGCTTACGCTTCTCTGCACCAGAAGTCAGCCCATTACTTGCACGGTTAGCTTCTGTAGTTCCAACAGAATTCGTAGTAGTAGAGTTGTTATTGTCGTTAGAACGAAGCGAACGCACAGAGGAAGAGGACGATGAGGAACTTGTTCCTGAACTTGAAGACCCTGATGAGCTTGGTGAGCTGTATGTTTTTGTATAATAAGGAGTGCTGCCACCATAGTACCCGCCACCTGATGATGAACGGTGAGAACTATGGCTCCGATGGGAGCTATGACTGCGATGCCCTGCAATGTAGAATGGAACTTCGGTGTTAAGTGGGGCTATCACTAAATCATGTTCATTAAGAGTCATACCAGGCAAATCACTTGATCCGGTAGATGAATCACTTGCCCATACAGAATTATTGAGTGCCAAAAATCCCGGAAGTAGAGCAGCAAAATTAAATTTTTTCATAAAATTGGTCTCGGTGGTTGATGAAAACGGCCTGTTGAGGAACTGAAATAACCAGCACAGGAAGACTTCTGAGTGCATTCATCACATTCTTTAGGATAGTAATTTTTCCAATCAGAGATCGACTGAGCAGAAAACTCCCAGGCTCTTTCAGGAAGATGACACAAAGGATAATTAAAAATTATTAGAGGTATGCCTGATCTGTGTGCAGCGTCTATGGCGGAGGTTATTTTCTCACTATAACTGCTGTGCTCAATGAAGATTGTTGACCAGTTCTTTCGCGCCCAACCGATAGATTCCAGCCCCATAAGGGAAATCTGATTGATGTTAGAGAACACACGGCCAACGAACTCTACAATATCATCCAATTCTGTATAGTTAGCCAGTGTCGGAATAACTCTAAGTTCGATATTAATCCCTGAGTTTCCTGCATTGATTAACCCCTTAACCGTTTCATTAAATGCACCATCACTCCCTACAAGATGATCATGCACAAGTGGTCTTGATGAGTAGAGCGGGATACCAAAGGTGATTTTGATCTTTTTGCTTCGCTTTGCCATTTCCTGAGTAAAGTTGGTATCAGCGAATTTGCGTCCGTTTGTTAAAACATGCAAAGCAGTATCTGGTGAATTCTCGATGATAAAATCAATGAAGTGAAGGAAATCATCTCCATACAGCAAAGGTTCACCACCGCTGACCCCAACAACGCCATTCAAACCAAATGAAGCTATAGCAAGAGCTGATTGGGTAAGTAGCCAGTCATCATTTGCTTTCTTTGGTGGCTGGGAACAAAACAGGCACAGGTTATTGCAGCGTTCCGTTACTAAGACAGTATTATGATTGGCTCTGCGGGACAGAATTACACGTACCATATTGCCATTGTTGATTATCCCAATATCTCCATCTTCAATTGACTCAAATAATTCAGTACTAATAACAGAGTAATTAAAGCATGGCAGAATGACAGCATTATTGCCTTCAGCAACCACCAGCAAATTGGGCAAAAAGAATAAAGGATTCACTGGTTTTTGTTTGCATAACCGATAGAACCCCGTGGGCACATTCTTTTTTGAAGCAAAATGAAAGATATCGTTCCTGATAACCTCAGACATATGCCCATCCTTTTAGCATCTCAGCCTTCAGGCCACCTTCTGAGATGCAATTCATCAGATACCTGAACATCCCCTTGTGATATTGACAAAACGTTGAACGACTCCTATCACCTACAGGCTCGCCCTGCACACTTATATTCTGGCATGGATCTGCACCGCAAAATGGTTGATATGCGCATGTATCACAACCAGGTAGAGCAAAATTGAACGATGAACTCAATACCGCGTTATAGTAAGGACTCGTTGAAAATGATAACGTTTTAACCTCCCCCGCACTAAACTCCGTTTCAGGATTTACCTTCTGCAACATACGACTTTCATCGCTACCATATACTCGGCCGTCATAATTGAAAAGAATACTGTTTAGCACGACCCCACTTGGGGACTTCAAATCCGCATAACCACTAAAGCCAGGATTGAAGATTCTTTTCAGATGAATGGAAGCTGAATGTTCCACAACCCTTATTCCTTCATTATTGATCTTAAGGATTTCATCTATCAGCGAGGCATAGAAACCGAAGTATTCGTCCATAGAAAAAGTGAACGATGCTTTTTGTGCAAATCCATAGGGACTAACAGGTCGGATAAACATATCCTTGAGGCCAAGAGATAAGTGAGCCTGGACGATCGATTCAGGATGCCCGATAAGATCTTTAGTAACTGTAGTAACCGTTGCAACGCGACCAGCGCCTAAAGACCGTTTGATAGCCTCTACCCCTGACACTGTTCTACTAAAAGCAAGCCCATGACCAAGAATTCGATTACTGTTGTGAACAACTTCCTCACCATCAAGCGAAACAGAGAACGTGATGTTCCTATCTCTCGACCATTCAAGCATATCCTCATTCAAGACAGACAGGCTTGATGCTACCACCATCTCAAAATCGGTGCTTCCCAACGTTTCAGCACATTGCTCATAAATGGACTGAATTAAATCGAACCGCAAGAGTGGCTCTCCACCCTGTATCTCTATCTTGTAAGGTGGCGTTGATAGTTTTTTGATAGTCGAAATAATATCAGGGATGAGATCGGGATTTAGATCATAACCAGAGGCGTTCACAGAAGCTCTACTGACCTGGCAATACTTGCAGGTATGATCACAGCGTAGTGTGGGCACAATCATGAAAATTGGTCTGACCGCAAGTTCATTCATCAATCGTTTTGCAAAAGCGGCACTTAAAGCATAAGGGGTTAGTGCAGATGAGCTTTCGGTGGTTATGAAAAGCTTACTTTCCAGTGCGTTTGATTGCTCCGCACTGATTTGCTCATTGGCTAGATCAAGCAGCTCTTGCTCATCGATGAAGTGATGAAAACCAGCGAGATTGCTTATAAAGACCTGTCCATTTGGCAATCTGTCAAAATTGAAGGGCATCAATTCCATTACGAAAGCCTTTCATCGATACTACGAAGCACTTTATGGACAATAGAATCTCTCAAAGTCCCTGTTTTATGATGTAACTTTTCTCGCAAAGTGTAATCATTCAGCAGCCTCTCGAATTCATAGAGGCATTCGGGGCTATCGCTTTCAAAAGAGATTGTCCAAGAGGATATATCCTCACAGAGTTTCCACTGGGCAAGCGGAGTCATCCAGTATAGACTACTGCGCACAACCCATTCAGAATAAAGATCTTTTTGACAAATCACTTCGTACATCACCATTACCTTCCAAAAACAATAATTAAAAATGAAATCATTAACAAATCATGAATTTATTATATTAGTAGCAATCAAAAAACCTTACAGAATACATTACCAAATGTTAACAGCAGATTGGTGATTCGGAAAGTGATGGAGATCACTAGTAAGCACAAAGATATATTCCCATGACGACGGCGACCCGATTGAACCAATGAAAATCACGTGTATTCTGATATATATATCAGCCCAACCCCAGCCACCCCACCAAATAAACCACCAGTGCCCCAGATAGATCCGGCGATAATAAATAAAGAAGCCCACAACTTCGGTTGCGGGCTTTTTTGTTTTTGTTCTTCACTAACGTGTCAAAGATCGTTCCAGTCCGGCAGCCTGTTCGCCTTTTTCCGCCTGTAGTGGAAAAGCGCCATAAAAAAGCCAAACAACAGGCCGGCGGCGAGGCTTAATGTCAGGGCCTCTTCACCGGTGTATCCCTGATTTTTCCATATCATGAACCACATCAGCACGCCCCACAGCGGGCCAAACCAAATGCCGAAGAACAGCATATTCAGCCAGAAAGGCGCAAACGGCGGCGGTGGCATATTCACGTCCATTCGCCACAGCAGGCGCAAGATTGGCGGCGCGTAGTTGCTCCGCCACATCTTCTTTTCCTCCATCAGCGCTATCGCTTTGTCCCTTCGTTGTTCAAACGTCATCGTTCGCTTCCTTTCAGTGGAAATTGCCTATCCAGTGAGATGATACGTGCTTAAGCCCCATTCCCAAATATCCGACATGCCCGCAGGCATGCCGGACGCTACCTCACCGCCCCTCTTTCTCCCCCAGGAAGAAATACCACAGCGGAATGGAAAGCAGCAGGGTGAACACCAGCGTATACAGCAGCACCATCAGGCTCTGCATGATCACCATCTGGGCGCTCCAGGCGCCGATCGGCAGTTGGAACTGCTCGACGGTGCCGCCGAGGATCGCTCGGCCCATCACGCAGCCGACTGCTACCGCCACAGTCGCCACCGCCGCGCGGAACTTACGCACCTCGGCGCGGCGGGCGGCCGCTTCCGGCGTTTCGTCCCGGTGGCCTTGCCGCTGGCCGCGCCAGCGCCACACGTCCACCAGCAGCAACGCCACGAGGCTCACGCCCATCACCGGCAGGCAATAACCCAGCGCCGCAGCCACCAGCAGCGTGACGGCACGCGCCGCCAGGGAAAGCGCCAGCCAGGCGGCAATCAGCGTATGCACCGGATGCTGTGCCCCCGCCGCCGGGCGGCGACTCCACCACATGCGGTAACCCAACGCGACCATCAAGCACAGCCCGAGGCCGAACGCCGCCAGCAGCAGCTGATTCGGCAAGCCGAACAGAATGCCCATGTGGGCGTCGATGCCCCAGCGGGTCAGCTTGGCGATGAGCGGGAAGGTGTCGAACCGCACCTGGTCGACAACGGTGAAGCTTTGCGGTGCGATGGCAACCGCGTCCACCTGCGTTGGCCAGCTGCGATCCACTTCGGTTACCGTCCAGGCCTTGCCCTCGCCTTTCGGCTGGCGCAGCTCAACCTTGGCAGCGTCGATCCCGGAGGCGCGCGCGGCGTGCAGCGCCCGATCCCAATCACCGTTCAGCGCATTGCTCTGCGCGGCAGGGCCCATCTTCATGCCCGGCATCATCCCGCGGTGCTCGGCGTGCGGATCGGCCGGCGTCTGCGGCGCATCGGCCTGCAGGCTGGTGTTGACCTGCGGCGTCAGCCAGCCCAGGTTGGCCCGCAGCGCGTCGATGTTGCCGCCGGCCCACTGCGACCAGGTCAGCCCGGTAGCCGAGAAGAACAGCAACCCGGCCAGCAATGCCACGCCCAGCGTGACATGCCAATGGCGGCTGGCGGCGAAGCCCCCTTTAGCCCTTTTCAGTTTGCGCTTCGGCCGCGTCGTCAGCCACAGCGCCACGCCGCCCAGCGCGGCCACCCACAGCCAGGAGGCCGCCAGCTCGCTGTAGTTGCGGCCCAGATCACCGAGCAGCAGGCTGCTGTGCAGCTTGTCCAGCCAAGTGCGCAGCGGCAGCACGCCGGAGGTGCCGTACACCGTCATATCGCCCTTGATCGCCAGGGTATAAGGATCGACAAACAGCGCGCGCGACTCGGAAGCGCCCAGATCGGCGCCCGCGAACTGTACGCGTGTGGTGTCCATTGCACCGGGCGCCGGGCGCACGGCGTAAATGCGCGCCTCGTCACCCACCGCGCGGCGGGCGGCGGCGATCTGGTCAGCCAGCGATCTCGCCTGCCCGTGCGGTTCGGTGAAAAGCGCATCGCGATACAGCGCCTCTTCAAGCTGCGGGGTCAGCACATACAGCGTGCCGGTCAGTGCAGCGACCAGAATAAAAGGCGCGACCAGCAGGCCGATATAAAAATGTAGCCGTCTGATCAGGTTCAGCATCGCGCCACGCGGCGATGCGGCAGGTGGAGTTTTGGTTATTGAGGTCATGGCCTTTCTCGTTTTTCAAACTGTGTGCGCAGGCAAACCGTCCGCAGCGATACGGACGGCGTTACCCATGATCAAGCAATAGGGAAAAACGGTTGGCCGGGTGGCCCACGCGGGCTCGGCCGCAGAGTCAGGCGCCGAATGGGCGGAGAAACGATGCGCGGCACGCAAGGCAGGCGCGCGATGCGCGCCATCAGCCACAGCAGCGGGACGAATGTCCACAGCAGCAGCGGCACGTGGATCAGCAGCTCGCAATAGCCGCAGAAAATCATCTCCGCAGGATCCATGCCGTGGTGGCCGGCATGCTCGGCGGCAGGCATCGCCATCGCGTGCATGTCGTGCGGCATGGCGGCGTCCGTCTGCGCCATGCTGCCCATCATCGGGTGGTGCATCAGCGATTTCGACACCACCGGCGCCACAAACAGCAACAGCACCGCCATAATGGCGATGCAGGCGGTAACGCGTTGCTGTAGCTGACGTGGCACTCTCATCACGGCGGCGAATTAACCCGGTCGGTGGCGAACAAGCGGCCAGTGTAACCCGCGACGCGCGATGAGGTGAACGAAAAGAAAAGTCAGGTTTGTCTTACGCGCCCCCGGCGAGGGCGATCACAGCACCCGCGAATAGACCCGCGAGGCTTCGCCCCAGGGGTGATACCCGAGCCCGTTATAAACGAAGCCGCTGCGCTCGTAGTAGCCTTCCAGATCGGTGCACAGGTGCAGTTGCGGGAAGCCCAGCCGGCGGGTTTCCGCCGCCACATGCTCAATCAGTTTGGCGCCGCAGCCCCGGCCGCGCTGCGCTTCCTCTACGTAGAGCGCGCACAGCCAGGGATACAGTTCCCCGCGGCTGATAAAGTCGTTGGTGATAAGCCCCGCGCAGCCGAGGATCCGGTCATTTTCCATCAGCAGGTACCACTGCGGCAGCGGATTGGCGGCGCCCAGGCTGCGGTTGATAGCGTCTTCATACATTATCAGCGTCTCTGCCGTGGCCCAGCGCCGCTGAAAATACGCAATGGCACGCGGCGCCAGCTCAGGCGTGTGCCGCACCGAAATCATGTCCATCATCATTCCCGTTATTCATGTTGTCAGCGTAGAATTATGCAGCACTATGCACGGTAAGGCAGCGGCATTCCGCCGCCGTCATTCCCCCTAAGGAGTCATCATGACGCAAAACATCTATGACAATCAGGCCTTCTTCGACGGCTACGCGCAGCTCAGCCGCTCGCAGCACGGCCTGGACGGCGCGCCGGAATGGCCCGCCATTCGCCGTATCCTGCCGGATTTGCAGGGCAAAAGCGTGGTCGATCTCGGCTGCGGCTACGGCTGGTTCTGCCGCAGCGCGCGCGAACAGGGCGCCGCCGACGTGCTGGGGCTGGACGTCTCGGAAAAGATGCTGGCCAAGGCGCAGGAGATGACCGCCGACGCGGGCATCGAGTACCGTCGGCAAGATTTGGCGCAGCTGCAGCTGCCGCCGGAAAATTACGATCTGGTCTACAGCTCGCTGACGCTGCACTATCTCGAGGATCTGCCCGCCCTGTTCGCCACGGTTTACGCCACGCTGAAACCCGGCGGGCAGTTCATCTTCACCGCCGAGCACCCGATCTACACCGCCCCGGCGCAACAGGGCTGGCTGACCGACGGCAAAGGGCAGAAATCCTGGCCGGTGAACGGCTACCAGCGAGAAGGCCAGCGCGTTTCCAACTGGCTGGCGGAAGGTGTCATCAAGCAGCACCGCACGCTCGGCAGCTATATCAACCCGCTGGCGCAACAAGGCTTTATCATCCAGCATTTGAACGAATGGGGCCCCAGCGCGCAGCAAATCGCCGCTAACCCGGCGCTGGACGAAGAGCAGGAGCGCCCGATGATCTTCATTCTCGCCGCCCGCAAACCCGCACGATCCTGATCTGAACCACCCGCAGTAAACTATTCACACCACTACAGTTGGGGAGGCAGCCTCCCCCCAACGGTTATTATGCCGGCAACGCCGCCCCGTGTGCCGCGAAATGCGTCAGCGCCTCGCCCTCCATGCGATAACGCACCCACTCGCCCTGCGGCTGCGCGCCGATGCTGAGGTAGAAATCGATGGCTGGTTGGTTCCAGTCCAGCACGCTCCACTCCAGGCGGCCGCACTGCCGCTCACACGCCAGCTTGGCGATGTGCCGCAGCAGCTTTTTACCGGCGCCCGCGCCGCGATGCTTCGGCGCTACGTACAGGTCTTCCAGATAGATGCCGTTTTTACCCAGCCAGGTGGAGTAACTCATAAAGAACACCGCATAACCCGCCGGCTCGCCGTTCACCGTACAAATCAGCGCTTCGGAACAGGCGCCCGGCCCAAACAGGCTGCGTTCGATATCTTCCACGCTGGCCAGCACCTGCTCGCGCGCCTTTTCGTACACTGCCAGCTCGATAATCATATCCAGAATCAGTTTGGCGTCGCTTTTTTGCGCCGGGTAAATCTCAATGGTCATGGCAAATCCCGTGTGAGTTGATGGCTGTGCTTGCCAGCATATCGCGCCTCCAATACTGTATGAACTGCATTTTTATCAACAGGTAATGAATGTTATGCATCTGGATTTGAAGCGTCTCGATCTCAACCTGCTGCTGGTGTTCGAAGCGGTCTATCGGCTGCGGTCTGTGACGCGCGCCGCGGCGGAGCTGGCTCTCAGTGCGTCGGCGCTGAGCCACGCGCTGATCCGGCTGCGCAAGGCGCTGGCGGACGAGCTGTTCTACCGGGTCGGCAACGACATGCACCCGACGGTGTATGCCGACAGCCTGGCCCCGACCGTCAGCGAAAGTCTGGCGCTGCTTTCCAAAGGGCTGCATCCGCGCCCGCGCTTCGTCCCCGCCGAAAGCCGGGAGAGCTTCACCTTCGCCATTACCGATTACACCGCCTTCGCGGTGTTTCCCGCGCTGATGGCGCAGATGCAACGCCTGGCGCCGGGGCTGTCGTTCCAGCTGCGCTATTCCGAGCGCAAGGTGGCGCTGAACGATCTGCTGGCGGGGCGCATCGACTTTGCGCTGGGCTTTACCGAAACCGACGGCGAAAGCTACCCGGAGATCGACGAAGTGAGTTGGCTGGAGGATGAGTATGTGGCGGTCAGTTCGCCCGCGTTCAGCGTAAAATACGGCGCACTGACGCTGGAAAACTACCTGCGGGCG
The sequence above is drawn from the Serratia sp. FDAARGOS_506 genome and encodes:
- the smpB gene encoding SsrA-binding protein SmpB, with amino-acid sequence MTKKKAHKPGSATIAQNKRARFEYFIEEEFEAGLSLQGWEVKSLRAGKANLSDSYVTFRDGEAYLFGATITPLNVASSHVVCDPTRTRKLLLNRRELDTLLGRVNREGYTVVALSLYWKNAWSKIKIGVAKGKKEHDKRDDIKDREWQTAKARIMKHANR
- a CDS encoding HlyD family secretion protein — encoded protein: MDLLIILSYVALSYGVFKLFRIPVNKWTVPTAVLGGIVIVGALILTMNYNHPYSDRAQKIAVSVPMVPQVSGMIVEVTEKTNVLLRKGEVLFRLDDSRYRARLTRLEADLAGAEAEIRTRRAALSESAANVQRANAEYERARKDYQRYAKGAAMPVNPFSEQDVSHAQQQYQAQSAALQAAKAQFQQEQARLSGRYDGEDATIASLKSQIAEARYNLEQTVVRAPSDGYVTQVLARPGTAAVRLPFKPVMIFIPQQKRQVVAVFRQNAILRLAQGDQAEVVFNGLPGQVYGGTVSRVLPAIPDGSYQASGALQGLSAQAAVYTGHFEHVSVMRKVLLRMTSWLHYLYLDH
- a CDS encoding DUF3302 domain-containing protein; protein product: MFLNYFALGVLIAVFLILFYGVIIIHDIPYLLAKKRQHPHQDAIHVAGWVSLFTLHAIWPLLWIWATLYRPERGWGMSEKAEPSTELQARIVLLEAELQRPQEKPTAVPGSTVS
- a CDS encoding DUF3313 domain-containing protein, with the translated sequence MKVTRAVILPALLLLAACSSAVTEKEKYSTFLTNYNDINKGQSASGKDVLYWKDKNVDFSRYQYLVYQPMIYFPRPKPSEMVSQRALDNILNYTNQQFKQAMGTHFTLVDMPREHTLIFRGAITAIDTQKKGLQIYEVLPITLLIAATQSVTGHRTMESAVYMEGEFIDAATNQPVIKVVRKASGENLNNEKTQLKVTDVKNAIDTIANDIRQYNTL
- a CDS encoding LysR family transcriptional regulator, with translation MKEKDFRIEELRIVRIIAETASVSKAAQLLDMPQSNVSRALTALERRLGLELFLRGPRTLALTEFGEQFLRRASQLLDEHSDLLDMAGTYKRSLNGMVTLGAPIGIHAFLASYLLPPLLHAAPALTVDLVTRNPDEREKKYGAVFDSDCDLLISFFQPQNESLIARPFTRFRVGLFAAPDYIARSPLNELDELPQHRCITLRMLGGIRNTWSGYNAQGELVQVEIGGASVCDNILPAIELAKQGLGIVYAPYYSVAAELDAGTLLPCLARERGIDMQAYLIYRRRGVLPHRVQVTMDSIMESVKLHAHRLI
- the hxsA gene encoding His-Xaa-Ser repeat protein HxsA — encoded protein: MKKFNFAALLPGFLALNNSVWASDSSTGSSDLPGMTLNEHDLVIAPLNTEVPFYIAGHRSHSSHRSHSSHRSSSGGGYYGGSTPYYTKTYSSPSSSGSSSSGTSSSSSSSSVRSLRSNDNNNSTTTNSVGTTEANRASNGLTSGAEKRKRLIMRVQFALLDKGYYNGNIDGIMGPSTRQSVKNYRIAYGLPIPATETLDIQLLNSLNILAR
- the hxsC gene encoding His-Xaa-Ser system radical SAM maturase HxsC, yielding MSEVIRNDIFHFASKKNVPTGFYRLCKQKPVNPLFFLPNLLVVAEGNNAVILPCFNYSVISTELFESIEDGDIGIINNGNMVRVILSRRANHNTVLVTERCNNLCLFCSQPPKKANDDWLLTQSALAIASFGLNGVVGVSGGEPLLYGDDFLHFIDFIIENSPDTALHVLTNGRKFADTNFTQEMAKRSKKIKITFGIPLYSSRPLVHDHLVGSDGAFNETVKGLINAGNSGINIELRVIPTLANYTELDDIVEFVGRVFSNINQISLMGLESIGWARKNWSTIFIEHSSYSEKITSAIDAAHRSGIPLIIFNYPLCHLPERAWEFSAQSISDWKNYYPKECDECTQKSSCAGYFSSSTGRFHQPPRPIL
- the hxsB gene encoding His-Xaa-Ser system radical SAM maturase HxsB → MELMPFNFDRLPNGQVFISNLAGFHHFIDEQELLDLANEQISAEQSNALESKLFITTESSSALTPYALSAAFAKRLMNELAVRPIFMIVPTLRCDHTCKYCQVSRASVNASGYDLNPDLIPDIISTIKKLSTPPYKIEIQGGEPLLRFDLIQSIYEQCAETLGSTDFEMVVASSLSVLNEDMLEWSRDRNITFSVSLDGEEVVHNSNRILGHGLAFSRTVSGVEAIKRSLGAGRVATVTTVTKDLIGHPESIVQAHLSLGLKDMFIRPVSPYGFAQKASFTFSMDEYFGFYASLIDEILKINNEGIRVVEHSASIHLKRIFNPGFSGYADLKSPSGVVLNSILFNYDGRVYGSDESRMLQKVNPETEFSAGEVKTLSFSTSPYYNAVLSSSFNFALPGCDTCAYQPFCGADPCQNISVQGEPVGDRSRSTFCQYHKGMFRYLMNCISEGGLKAEMLKGWAYV